From Marinoscillum sp. 108, a single genomic window includes:
- a CDS encoding pyridoxal phosphate-dependent aminotransferase encodes MNIKPADRLAQFSEYYFSAKLRAIRELIAQGRPIVNLGIGSPDQMPHAGVIGALQETAQSGDSHGYQPYQGLPALGDAIREFYARAYQVNVEDKAVLPLLGSKEGIMHTSLAYLNPGDQVLIPALGYPTYTSVTRIVGAEPVYFPLMETSDWAPDWEFLEQLDCSKVKILWINYPHMPSGTRADKALLTRYVDFARSRNILLCHDNPYSFILNDSPLSIFNIEGAEEVAIELNSLSKSFNMAGWRVGWAMGSEKLIQPVLQIKSNMDSGMFKPVQLAAIEALNLDRSWFDGLNDQYRKRQLVGFRIMDLLNCQYSDHQAGMFVWAKAPNGDGEAFVEEILDRYDVFMAPGFIFGEAGRSYIRLSLCASVELLEEVYNRMS; translated from the coding sequence ATGAACATCAAGCCAGCAGACAGACTTGCGCAATTTTCAGAGTATTATTTTTCAGCAAAGCTGAGGGCCATTCGTGAGCTCATCGCACAGGGGAGACCTATTGTCAACCTGGGAATCGGTAGTCCGGATCAGATGCCTCATGCCGGGGTGATCGGGGCACTTCAGGAAACGGCCCAGTCTGGCGACTCACATGGTTATCAGCCTTATCAGGGTTTACCTGCACTCGGAGATGCCATTAGGGAGTTTTATGCGCGTGCATACCAGGTGAATGTTGAAGACAAGGCAGTACTACCCCTTTTGGGCTCCAAAGAAGGAATCATGCATACATCCCTGGCTTACCTCAATCCGGGTGATCAGGTGTTGATTCCCGCTTTGGGTTACCCCACTTATACTTCCGTCACCAGAATTGTTGGGGCGGAGCCTGTCTACTTCCCTCTGATGGAAACTTCCGACTGGGCACCCGATTGGGAGTTTTTGGAGCAGTTGGATTGCTCCAAAGTGAAAATACTATGGATTAACTATCCTCACATGCCCTCTGGTACCAGAGCGGATAAGGCCTTATTGACCCGGTACGTTGATTTCGCCCGATCACGAAACATTCTCCTCTGTCATGACAATCCTTATAGTTTCATATTGAACGACAGTCCTCTGAGTATTTTCAACATAGAAGGGGCCGAGGAGGTGGCCATCGAACTCAATTCTTTGTCTAAATCCTTTAACATGGCCGGATGGAGAGTAGGCTGGGCCATGGGGAGCGAGAAGCTGATACAACCGGTTCTCCAGATTAAGAGCAATATGGATTCCGGGATGTTCAAGCCCGTGCAGTTGGCGGCCATAGAGGCCTTAAACCTTGATCGCAGTTGGTTTGATGGACTGAATGATCAATACCGGAAGCGGCAGCTTGTTGGATTTAGGATCATGGACTTACTCAATTGTCAATATTCGGATCATCAGGCGGGTATGTTCGTTTGGGCCAAGGCACCCAATGGTGATGGTGAAGCATTTGTAGAGGAAATCCTGGATCGGTATGATGTCTTTATGGCGCCGGGGTTTATCTTCGGAGAAGCCGGAAGATCATATATTCGCCTGTCGCTTTGTGCTTCGGTAGAGTTGTTGGAGGAGGTTTATAATCGCATGTCATGA
- a CDS encoding response regulator — MRIYLCALFVALIILPLRSQNIDSLTHELNRSEGSVRMDLLFQLSEAYMYQDWEMSLQYAREAAKLVEEEKDSKRAFESAYVLSRALEGLGNYAEALTYGKLAEELAQNDVDKANILHHLGHTYESLSEFQSALDYQLKSIELRKKNGDLKKLANAYNSLAFVYKGMSLYDRAIVTLQESLSISKGLGDAMGVSKATFNIGLMTMEMNRHAEAIPFFKKAMAGLNEEDFPHQFSYYYNNMANCFEKQLHINAAFYDSALIYGKKSLAIKKRLNNLRGVANSHNTLAATYERASDYKNSYYHATEALRLSDSLDFKPIKRNALSYLITAELGLGKTEFTNDHFEEYIDVVEEINEASYSRTLSEMAFKYETDKKEAENLLLRTEAEQHRLVNILLIILATVLVAGLVLLFYFFRLKQRTNQKLSADKKLIEEQAEKLSELNDLKSQFFANVSHELRTPLTLIQGHAEDAMNVKKLPAQASEPLKKIKRNVHQLAVMVNDLLDLSKIELRQKLVTVKPVDVDGLLKRICGAFSSLAESRQISLAYTSNQHEVTAAMLDEAQFEKVINNLIYNAFKFTPAGGSVKVIMTRVLEGIEVTVADDGTGIKPEELPYVFDRFYQAKDQMSTSFGSGMGLAISKELIDMMGGQLSVTSELGKGSTFRMILQPTDETPDALVGDSHQPEVVSSGDPRLDTLEIPSDTSVMVVEDNPDIRTYLATILRDHFQIMMAEHGQDALDQLERESPDLILTDVMMPVMNGWEFIEALQEKPALAKIPIIVLTAVAENQERIKGLRMGVDDYILKPFEAEELLIRISNVVKNLRERIKWAKEFEEEDEKVQLGDQHDLVLNIREYVKEHVAEKSLNVLQVAMHLGLSERQLYRKTAEAVGMSPSKLIQEIKLQHARELLISNRFDKLSQIAGAVGFDSTSHFSKLYLERFGKKPIDYFS, encoded by the coding sequence ATGAGAATATACCTTTGTGCGCTATTTGTCGCATTGATCATTTTACCCCTAAGAAGCCAGAACATTGATAGCCTAACGCATGAACTCAATCGAAGTGAGGGATCTGTGAGGATGGACTTGCTATTTCAGCTCTCCGAGGCTTATATGTATCAGGATTGGGAGATGTCCCTGCAATATGCACGTGAAGCCGCCAAACTCGTGGAGGAAGAAAAGGATTCCAAAAGAGCGTTTGAATCGGCTTATGTATTGTCCAGGGCACTTGAGGGGTTGGGGAATTATGCCGAGGCACTCACCTACGGCAAACTGGCTGAGGAGTTGGCCCAAAATGACGTAGACAAAGCAAACATCTTACATCATCTGGGCCATACTTATGAATCGCTCTCCGAGTTTCAGAGCGCATTGGACTACCAACTCAAGTCCATTGAGCTAAGAAAGAAAAACGGAGATTTGAAAAAGCTGGCCAATGCCTACAATTCATTGGCGTTTGTGTACAAGGGCATGTCGCTTTACGATAGGGCCATTGTGACTCTACAAGAGAGTTTGTCGATCAGCAAGGGGCTTGGTGATGCGATGGGTGTTTCAAAGGCCACCTTCAATATAGGCCTGATGACCATGGAGATGAACCGACATGCCGAGGCGATACCCTTCTTCAAGAAGGCCATGGCTGGCCTCAATGAGGAGGACTTCCCGCATCAGTTTAGTTACTATTATAACAATATGGCCAACTGCTTTGAGAAGCAATTGCACATCAACGCCGCTTTTTATGATTCGGCGTTAATCTACGGCAAGAAGAGTCTGGCGATCAAAAAACGGCTGAATAACCTCCGTGGCGTAGCCAATTCGCATAATACACTGGCAGCTACTTATGAGCGAGCGAGTGATTACAAAAACTCGTACTATCATGCCACTGAAGCCCTTAGGTTATCAGATAGCCTCGATTTCAAACCCATTAAGAGAAATGCCCTGAGCTATCTGATCACGGCGGAGTTGGGGTTAGGCAAGACGGAGTTTACCAATGACCACTTCGAAGAGTATATCGATGTGGTGGAGGAAATCAACGAAGCCTCCTACTCACGGACACTGTCTGAAATGGCTTTCAAGTACGAAACAGATAAAAAAGAGGCGGAGAATTTACTCCTCAGGACAGAGGCGGAGCAGCATAGGCTCGTGAATATCTTACTCATCATTTTGGCCACAGTGCTGGTGGCCGGGTTAGTGCTCCTGTTCTATTTTTTCAGGCTAAAGCAAAGGACCAATCAAAAGCTAAGTGCGGATAAAAAGCTGATAGAGGAGCAGGCAGAGAAGTTGTCAGAACTCAACGACCTGAAGTCGCAATTCTTTGCCAATGTAAGCCATGAACTTCGAACCCCGCTCACATTGATACAGGGGCATGCTGAAGATGCCATGAATGTGAAAAAGCTGCCTGCACAGGCCTCAGAGCCTCTCAAAAAGATCAAGAGAAATGTACACCAGTTGGCAGTCATGGTGAATGATTTACTGGACCTTTCCAAAATTGAGCTGAGGCAAAAACTGGTCACAGTGAAACCAGTGGATGTAGATGGTTTGCTCAAGCGAATCTGTGGTGCTTTTTCCTCCCTTGCCGAAAGCCGACAGATTTCACTTGCTTATACCAGCAACCAGCATGAGGTCACAGCCGCAATGTTGGATGAAGCACAGTTCGAAAAAGTCATCAATAACCTCATCTACAATGCATTTAAGTTTACGCCAGCAGGAGGCTCTGTAAAAGTGATAATGACCCGGGTACTGGAAGGTATTGAGGTGACTGTTGCAGACGATGGTACTGGAATCAAGCCGGAAGAATTGCCGTATGTCTTCGATCGCTTTTATCAGGCCAAAGATCAGATGTCTACCTCTTTTGGATCCGGGATGGGGCTTGCCATCTCCAAGGAGTTGATCGATATGATGGGGGGGCAGCTTTCTGTGACCAGTGAGCTGGGAAAGGGCAGCACGTTTAGAATGATTTTGCAACCAACCGATGAAACTCCGGATGCCCTTGTGGGTGATAGTCACCAGCCTGAGGTAGTCTCTTCTGGAGACCCACGGCTGGATACTTTGGAAATACCTTCGGATACCTCCGTGATGGTTGTAGAGGACAATCCGGACATCAGGACCTATCTGGCCACCATTTTGAGGGATCATTTTCAGATCATGATGGCTGAGCATGGGCAGGATGCTTTGGATCAGTTGGAGCGTGAGAGCCCCGACCTGATCCTGACAGATGTGATGATGCCAGTGATGAATGGATGGGAATTTATTGAGGCTTTGCAGGAGAAACCCGCTCTGGCTAAAATCCCCATCATCGTGCTCACCGCTGTGGCCGAAAATCAGGAGCGGATCAAGGGACTCAGAATGGGAGTAGATGATTACATCCTCAAACCGTTTGAAGCCGAGGAACTCCTGATAAGAATTTCCAATGTGGTAAAAAACCTGCGCGAGCGCATCAAGTGGGCCAAAGAATTCGAAGAGGAAGATGAAAAAGTCCAGCTTGGTGACCAGCATGATCTGGTGCTCAATATCAGAGAATATGTGAAAGAGCATGTTGCTGAAAAATCCCTGAATGTACTGCAGGTGGCCATGCACCTGGGGCTGAGTGAGCGTCAGCTTTACAGGAAAACAGCAGAGGCAGTGGGTATGTCACCTTCCAAGCTGATTCAGGAAATCAAACTTCAGCATGCCAGGGAGCTGCTGATCAGCAATAGATTTGATAAGCTTTCACAGATCGCCGGAGCGGTGGGTTTTGATTCTACTTCGCACTTTTCTAAACTTTATTTGGAAAGGTTTGGGAAAAAACCAATCGATTATTTCTCTTAG
- a CDS encoding ABC transporter permease — MSRQETPPKWLDRLLGWYCRPDLLEDLQGDLHEYYHRNLSRGRFRANFIYVIDVLKFFRPYTIKKNQTLHSFNPFFMLGNYFKTSVRSLARNKVFSAINIVGLAISMSVGILMITYINELLSFDKFHQNGNRIYRILTTYKGITNNESVDLASTSIFIGRRLQEDYTGIEQLTILRRNFSADLKTSEKIISAEGLWASENFFDVFDFELVAGNPATVLHDPKSIVITESLSKKLFEEGEPIGQIIELVGQERYGFQSGTITGVVKDPPASSHMQFEMLGSLSTLEHYAAGQEGESFLTSYNSVWMNYVYVLLPENQRVDVIKKHLDQIAAEEGEKYDRFFISYELQNLLKIVPGRDLSNQIGPTVRWNMIYLLVGLTLIVILSACFNYTNLSIARSLRRAKEVGIRKVVGAGRAHILTQFVFEAILVAVVALMMGYGLFLLIKQEFIHLFFQNQEITLDFQWIHLVYFMAFALVIGVAAGILPSVFLSGLKALKVFKDPGSMKLFGGVSLRRMLIVFQFTLSIGFIIGATISYKQYQFAVNFDLGFETKNILNIELQGNDANILISEFLKIPEVEGISMSGMLPATGEVWGDEAKYKDPMDSVNIHVNYVSKDYLGLHQFEFLAGGTFPHDLKKDEDPKFTIINERLMRRFGMESPQEALGEVLTVDGSKKVQIVGVVKDFQHQRITEGHEPFAFLQGYEDYQVLNLKVASGDMVGFMTKLEAVWKAVDAVHPFRAEFYDDKIQKAYTQYQTYFKVIGFLAFLAISIAALGLLGMAIFTTETRMKEISIRKVLGATEQHLIYILSRGFVVMLVVASLIAVPTTYLLFEHMVLNDLANRIVVGPLELLSGVAVIFAVSMLTIGWQTARAARTNPAEMLRDE, encoded by the coding sequence ATGAGCAGACAAGAAACCCCTCCCAAATGGCTCGACAGGTTGCTGGGTTGGTACTGCCGACCAGACCTGCTGGAAGATTTGCAGGGAGACCTGCACGAATATTACCATCGAAACCTGTCAAGAGGCAGGTTCAGGGCCAATTTTATTTACGTGATAGATGTCCTTAAGTTTTTCAGGCCCTACACAATTAAGAAAAACCAAACACTTCATTCTTTCAATCCATTTTTTATGTTGGGAAACTATTTCAAAACCTCAGTGCGTAGCCTGGCCAGAAACAAAGTGTTTTCGGCAATCAACATTGTGGGGCTCGCCATATCAATGTCTGTGGGCATTCTGATGATCACCTACATCAATGAGCTGCTTAGCTTTGATAAGTTTCATCAGAATGGTAACCGGATCTACAGGATCCTCACTACCTACAAGGGTATCACGAATAACGAATCCGTGGACCTGGCGTCTACTTCCATTTTTATCGGCCGGAGACTGCAGGAGGACTATACAGGGATAGAGCAGCTGACTATTTTGAGGAGGAACTTCTCAGCGGATCTCAAAACGAGCGAGAAGATCATTAGTGCTGAGGGACTCTGGGCTTCTGAGAATTTCTTTGATGTATTTGATTTTGAGTTGGTAGCTGGCAACCCCGCCACGGTACTGCACGATCCCAAATCAATAGTCATCACAGAGTCACTGTCCAAAAAGTTGTTTGAAGAGGGTGAACCCATAGGGCAGATCATAGAGCTGGTGGGACAGGAGCGCTATGGGTTTCAAAGTGGGACCATTACCGGGGTGGTGAAGGACCCGCCGGCAAGTTCTCACATGCAGTTTGAGATGTTGGGTTCCCTAAGTACGCTGGAGCATTATGCAGCAGGACAAGAGGGAGAATCTTTTCTGACCAGTTATAATAGCGTCTGGATGAATTATGTCTATGTGCTTTTACCCGAAAATCAGCGCGTGGATGTGATAAAGAAACACCTGGATCAGATTGCAGCTGAGGAAGGAGAAAAGTATGACCGTTTTTTCATCTCCTATGAGCTTCAAAACCTACTGAAAATAGTGCCGGGAAGAGACCTGTCTAACCAGATAGGGCCAACGGTGAGATGGAATATGATCTATTTGCTGGTAGGGCTTACTTTGATTGTTATTTTGTCTGCCTGTTTCAATTATACCAACTTGTCAATTGCCAGATCACTAAGAAGGGCAAAGGAAGTAGGGATCAGAAAAGTGGTTGGAGCCGGACGCGCACACATTCTTACACAGTTTGTTTTTGAAGCCATTTTGGTGGCTGTGGTGGCCTTGATGATGGGCTACGGTCTGTTTCTATTAATCAAGCAGGAATTTATTCATCTGTTTTTCCAAAATCAGGAGATCACACTGGATTTTCAATGGATCCATCTTGTCTACTTTATGGCCTTTGCACTCGTCATTGGTGTGGCGGCTGGTATTTTACCCTCTGTATTTCTTTCCGGCCTCAAAGCCCTGAAAGTATTTAAAGACCCTGGTAGCATGAAGCTCTTCGGAGGAGTGAGCCTGCGCAGAATGCTGATCGTGTTTCAATTTACCTTATCCATTGGTTTTATTATTGGGGCTACCATTTCCTATAAACAGTATCAGTTTGCAGTGAATTTTGATTTGGGCTTTGAGACTAAAAACATCCTGAATATTGAGCTCCAGGGCAATGACGCCAATATATTGATCAGTGAGTTTTTGAAAATACCCGAGGTGGAAGGTATCTCCATGTCAGGTATGCTCCCTGCCACTGGAGAAGTGTGGGGTGATGAGGCCAAATACAAGGACCCTATGGACTCAGTGAATATCCACGTCAACTATGTGAGTAAGGACTATTTGGGTTTGCATCAATTTGAATTCTTAGCTGGCGGCACCTTCCCACACGATCTCAAAAAGGATGAAGACCCCAAGTTTACCATTATCAATGAACGACTCATGCGGCGCTTTGGGATGGAGAGCCCTCAGGAAGCCCTCGGCGAAGTGCTGACGGTAGATGGCAGCAAGAAAGTCCAAATTGTGGGCGTAGTGAAGGACTTTCAACATCAGAGAATTACAGAAGGGCATGAACCGTTTGCTTTTTTGCAGGGCTATGAGGACTATCAGGTGCTCAATTTGAAAGTGGCCAGCGGGGATATGGTAGGGTTTATGACGAAGCTGGAAGCCGTGTGGAAGGCAGTCGATGCGGTCCATCCTTTTCGGGCCGAGTTTTACGACGATAAGATACAAAAGGCCTATACCCAATATCAGACCTACTTCAAGGTGATTGGATTTCTGGCTTTTCTGGCAATTTCTATCGCCGCACTTGGACTGCTCGGCATGGCTATTTTCACTACGGAGACACGCATGAAGGAGATTAGCATCAGAAAAGTCCTCGGCGCTACCGAACAGCACCTGATCTATATTTTATCCCGTGGGTTTGTGGTGATGTTGGTGGTTGCTTCTCTCATTGCTGTGCCCACTACCTACCTGCTCTTTGAGCACATGGTATTGAATGACCTGGCCAATCGGATTGTCGTCGGTCCATTAGAACTTCTTTCAGGAGTAGCGGTCATTTTCGCAGTGAGTATGTTGACCATTGGGTGGCAAACCGCCAGGGCTGCGCGTACCAATCCGGCTGAGATGCTAAGGGACGAGTGA
- a CDS encoding PadR family transcriptional regulator: MKGTNLGEFEEVVLLTIASLMDEAYSVNIVDEIEKVTGRATKLGVVHAVLKRLEDKGYISSELGEPTKERGGRRKRFFKISHSGKVSLLKAREQRDQLWNTIPDVVFEGLI; encoded by the coding sequence ATGAAAGGAACTAATTTGGGTGAATTTGAGGAGGTGGTGTTGCTGACCATTGCCTCCCTGATGGATGAAGCCTACAGCGTGAATATAGTAGACGAAATTGAGAAAGTGACTGGCCGGGCCACTAAGTTGGGAGTGGTGCATGCTGTGCTCAAGAGGCTGGAGGATAAAGGGTATATTAGTTCAGAGCTCGGAGAACCTACCAAGGAACGAGGCGGTCGACGTAAACGATTTTTTAAGATTTCTCATTCAGGAAAAGTGTCTTTATTGAAGGCCAGGGAGCAGCGGGATCAGTTATGGAACACTATTCCAGATGTGGTTTTTGAAGGATTGATATGA
- a CDS encoding cystathionine gamma-synthase, with protein MKFGTKAIHAGQEPDPTTGAIMTPIYQTSTYAQASPGQHKGYEYARTQNPTRTALEANLAALENAQFGRCFSSGMGATDAILKTLEPGDEIVSTNDLYGGTYRIFTKIYERYGLKFTFVNMQDLESVKKALSPKTRLVWIETPTNPMMSIVDIRAVVNLAKSVGAKTVVDNTFASPYLQNPMDMGADMVMHSVTKYIAGHSDVVMGFVGSNDPKIDEQIGFVQNSSGAIPGPQDCFLVLRGIKTLHVRMDRHCDNGEQVARYLKDHPKVKHVYWPGFEDHANHEVAKKQMKRFGGMISFVLADDSQAAAFKVLENLKVFTLAESLGGVESLAGHPASMTHASIPREQRLEAGLTDSLIRLSVGIEDIEDLIEDLKNAIG; from the coding sequence ATGAAATTCGGAACCAAAGCAATACACGCCGGCCAGGAGCCCGACCCTACCACAGGTGCCATCATGACACCTATCTACCAGACCTCTACTTACGCACAGGCCTCTCCCGGGCAGCATAAGGGCTATGAATATGCCCGAACGCAGAACCCTACAAGAACGGCATTGGAAGCTAATCTGGCGGCCCTTGAAAATGCCCAATTTGGCAGATGTTTTAGCTCAGGAATGGGTGCCACAGATGCCATCTTGAAGACACTGGAACCCGGAGACGAAATCGTAAGTACCAACGACCTCTATGGTGGCACTTACAGGATTTTCACGAAAATATATGAGCGCTATGGCCTGAAGTTCACCTTTGTGAACATGCAGGATCTCGAGTCGGTGAAAAAAGCACTGAGCCCAAAAACCCGACTGGTATGGATAGAAACCCCCACCAATCCGATGATGAGCATCGTGGATATCCGTGCGGTGGTGAATCTCGCCAAATCTGTTGGCGCAAAAACAGTGGTAGATAACACCTTTGCCAGCCCATACCTGCAAAACCCCATGGACATGGGAGCAGATATGGTGATGCACTCGGTCACCAAATACATTGCAGGCCACTCTGATGTAGTCATGGGCTTTGTGGGATCCAACGATCCCAAAATTGATGAGCAAATTGGCTTTGTCCAAAACTCCTCCGGAGCCATACCGGGCCCACAGGACTGTTTTTTGGTATTGCGAGGCATCAAGACCCTGCATGTACGAATGGACAGACACTGTGACAATGGGGAACAAGTAGCCAGATACCTAAAGGACCACCCGAAGGTGAAGCACGTGTACTGGCCAGGATTTGAAGACCATGCCAACCATGAAGTGGCCAAAAAGCAAATGAAGAGATTTGGTGGCATGATCTCGTTCGTGCTGGCAGACGACAGTCAGGCTGCCGCTTTCAAAGTATTGGAAAACCTCAAAGTTTTCACCCTTGCAGAGTCTCTGGGTGGAGTGGAATCTCTGGCCGGGCACCCTGCCAGCATGACCCACGCGAGCATTCCTCGTGAACAAAGACTGGAGGCCGGACTTACTGACTCCCTCATCCGACTTTCGGTAGGGATAGAAGACATTGAAGACCTCATAGAAGATCTAAAAAACGCAATTGGCTAA
- a CDS encoding DinB family protein — MKEILITLFEKDLNILIREVDSYSEESDLWKTAPGITNSAGNLALHLVGNLQHFIGAVLGDTGYVRNREAEFSDRNVPKAKILQDIQETIAVVSATLTKLNDEQLNDIYPIEVFGKPMTTLHFLVHLEGHLNYHLGQVNYHRRLLASQMG; from the coding sequence ATGAAAGAAATTCTCATTACCCTGTTTGAAAAAGACCTTAACATATTAATCAGAGAGGTGGACAGCTACTCTGAAGAATCAGATCTTTGGAAAACAGCTCCCGGTATCACTAACTCTGCGGGCAATCTGGCCTTGCATCTGGTTGGGAACCTTCAGCACTTCATTGGGGCGGTATTGGGAGACACCGGCTATGTGAGGAATAGGGAAGCAGAGTTCTCTGATCGGAATGTACCAAAAGCCAAAATCCTTCAGGACATTCAGGAAACGATTGCGGTGGTTTCTGCTACACTTACTAAGCTGAATGATGAGCAATTAAATGATATATACCCCATAGAAGTTTTCGGGAAACCAATGACTACCCTCCATTTTCTTGTGCATTTGGAGGGACACCTCAATTACCACCTTGGTCAGGTCAACTATCACCGAAGATTATTGGCCTCACAAATGGGTTAA
- a CDS encoding acyl-CoA desaturase, protein MSQPSVKFNAQDRPEFFKELRKRVNAHFKENNISRHANLEMKFKTAFMIALYFTPMILMITGVVTSLWGVIGMWTLMGIGMSGIGLSIMHDANHGAYSQNKHVNNVLGYLLNFLGAYHTNWKIQHNVLHHSFTNVDGHDEDIAKEGVMRFSPTQERKSIYRFQVFYAPFLYGIMTIYWFLSKDFEQVIRYHKRDLLAPQGYTFASALAEVIFNKVWYLAIFLALPIIVIALPWWQVLLGFLLMHFISGLFLALIFQPAHVIHETNFYVPDENGSIENNWAVHQLRTTANFANKSVFFSWFVGGLNFQIEHHLFPHICHVHYRHISAIVKQTAEEYDVPYHQHRTFLDALRSHFSLLHQLGTGSYDKKLATA, encoded by the coding sequence ATGAGTCAACCTTCGGTTAAGTTTAACGCTCAGGATCGTCCTGAATTCTTCAAAGAGCTACGAAAACGCGTTAACGCCCACTTCAAGGAGAACAATATCTCTCGTCACGCCAACCTTGAAATGAAATTCAAGACAGCTTTCATGATTGCTTTATATTTTACTCCTATGATCCTGATGATCACCGGCGTAGTAACCTCCCTTTGGGGCGTTATCGGCATGTGGACCCTGATGGGCATTGGAATGTCAGGTATAGGTCTATCCATCATGCATGATGCCAATCATGGTGCTTATTCACAAAACAAGCACGTCAACAATGTGTTGGGCTATCTATTAAATTTTCTTGGTGCCTATCATACCAACTGGAAGATTCAACATAATGTATTGCATCATTCATTTACCAATGTAGATGGCCATGATGAGGACATTGCAAAAGAAGGTGTCATGCGATTTTCGCCTACGCAGGAACGCAAAAGCATTTATAGATTTCAGGTCTTCTATGCCCCTTTTCTTTATGGGATTATGACCATTTATTGGTTTTTGAGCAAAGACTTTGAACAAGTCATCCGTTATCATAAAAGAGACCTGCTAGCCCCCCAAGGTTACACATTTGCTTCAGCGTTGGCTGAAGTAATTTTCAATAAGGTTTGGTATCTGGCCATCTTTTTGGCGCTACCAATCATCGTTATTGCGCTTCCCTGGTGGCAAGTGCTTTTGGGCTTTTTGCTGATGCATTTTATCAGTGGATTGTTCCTTGCCCTTATTTTTCAGCCTGCCCATGTGATTCACGAAACTAACTTCTACGTGCCCGATGAAAACGGAAGCATAGAAAATAATTGGGCGGTTCATCAGCTGAGAACTACGGCCAATTTCGCCAACAAAAGTGTGTTCTTCTCCTGGTTTGTAGGAGGTCTGAACTTTCAGATAGAGCATCACCTTTTCCCACACATCTGCCATGTGCACTACAGACACATCTCTGCCATCGTGAAGCAAACGGCAGAGGAGTATGATGTGCCTTATCACCAACACAGAACTTTTCTGGATGCCCTGAGGAGCCATTTCTCTTTGCTACACCAGCTAGGTACCGGATCCTATGACAAAAAGTTAGCCACCGCTTAA